One segment of Brassica napus cultivar Da-Ae chromosome C3, Da-Ae, whole genome shotgun sequence DNA contains the following:
- the LOC106423536 gene encoding ras-related protein RABG3a: protein MATRRRTLLKVIVLGDSGVGKTSLMNQYVHKKFSLQYKATIGADFVTKELQIGDKLVTLQIWDTAGQERFQSLGAAFYRGADCCALVYDVNVAKSFDSLETWHEEFLKQASPADPKTFPFIVLGNKVDIGGGSTRVVSESKAADWCASNGSIPYFETSAKEDYNVDEAFFTIAKTALANENDQDIYFQGIPAAMPENEPKGGGCAC, encoded by the exons ATGGCGACGAGAAGACGTACTTTGCTCAAGGTCATTGTCCTCGGCGATAGCGG GGTTGGTAAGACTTCGTTGATGAATCA ATATGTGCATAAGAAGTTTAGTCTGCAGTATAAAGCGACTATTGGTGCTGATTTCGTCACCAAGGAGCTTCAGATTGGGGATAAGCTTGTTACTCTCCAG ATTTGGGATACTGCTGGACAAGAGAGGTTCCAGAGTCTTGGTGCTGCCTTTTACAGAGGTGCAGATTGCTGTGCGTTGGTTTATGATGTTAACGTGGCCAAGTCCTTTGACTCCCTCGAAACTTGGCATGAGGAGTTTCTTAAGCAG GCAAGTCCAGCGGATCCAAAGACCTTTCCGTTTATAGTGCTTGGAAACAAGGTTGACATAGGTGGAGGGAGCACTAGAGTG GTCTCTGAGTCGAAAGCAGCTGACTGGTGTGCTTCAAATGGTAGCATACCCTATTTCGAGACATCAGCTAAAGAAGACTACAATGTTGATGAGGCTTTCTTTACCATTGCCAAAACCGCTCTTGCCAACGAGAATGATCAGGACAT ATACTTCCAAGGCATACCAGCTGCTATGCCTGAAAACGAGCCAAAAGGGGGTGGTTGCGCTTGCTGA
- the BNAC03G28700D gene encoding uncharacterized oxidoreductase At4g09670, whose amino-acid sequence MATDTPIRIGVMGCAEIARKVSRAIHLAPNATIAAVASRSLEKAKSFVTSNGYPESTKIHGSYESILEDPEVDALYVPLPTSLHVEWAIRAAEKGKHILLEKPVAMNVAEFDKIVAACEANGVQIMDGTMWVHNPRTAKLKEFLSDSDRFGQLKTVQSCFSFAGDEDFLKNDIRVKPGLDGLGALGDAGWYAIRATLLANNFELPNTVTAFPGAVLNEAGVILSCGASLTWEDGRTATIYCSFLANLTMEITAIGTNGTLRVHDFIIPFQETQASFTTSTEAWFNELVTAWVNPPSEHTVKTELPQEACMVREFARLVGEIKNKGAKPDGFWPSISRKTQLVVDAVKESVDKNYEQISLSGR is encoded by the exons ATGGCCACCGACACGCCGATCCGAATCGGAGTAATGGGCTGCGCCGAAATCGCCCGAAAAGTCTCTCGTGCCATCCACCTCGCTCCAAACGCCACCATCGCCGCCGTCGCAAGCCGCTCCTTAGAAAAGGCCAAGTCTTTCGTTACATCCAACGGCTACCCTGAATCGACCAAAATCCACGGCTCTTACGAATCGATTCTCGAGGACCCAGAGGTAGATGCGCTCTACGTTCCTCTACCCACTAGTCTCCACGTCGAGTGGGCTATACGCGCCGCAGAGAAAGGGAAACACATACTTCTTGAGAAGCCCGTCGCGATGAATGTAGCTGAGTTTGATAAGATCGTtgcggcttgtgaagctaatgGTGTTCAGATTATGGATGGTACTATGTGGGTTCATAATCCTAGAACTGCTAAGCTTAAGGAGTTTCTGTCTGATTCCGACCGCTTTGGTCAGCTCAAAACC GTACAGAGTTGCTTTTCATTTGCTGGAGACGAAGATTTCTTGAAAAATGACATCCGTGTGAAGCCAGGTCTTGATGGGCTTGGTGCGCTTGGAGACGCTGGATGGTACGCGATCCGAGCAACTCTCTTAGCCAACAACTTCGAGCTTCCCAATACCGTCACGGCCTTTCCCGGCGCTGTGCTTAATGAAGCAGGAGTTATTCTCTCCTGTGGAGCTTCTCTGACTTGGGAAGACGGACGCACTGCTACTATATACTGCTCCTTCTTGGCAAACCTGACAATGGAGATAACCGCCATTGGAACCAACGGCACACTTCGTGTTCACGACTTCATTATTCCGTTTCAAGAGACCCAGGCATCGTTCACCACTAGCACTGAAGCTTGGTTCAATGAGTTAGTGACTGCGTGGGTTAATCCCCCGAGCGAGCACACGGTTAAGACAGAGCTTCCGCAAGAGGCGTGTATGGTGAGAGAGTTTGCTCGATTGGTTGGTGAAATCAAGAACAAAGGTGCAAAGCCCGATGGGTTTTGGCCGAGCATTAGCCGGAAGACACAGCTAGTGGTTGATGCTGTTAAGGAGTCTGTTGATAAAAACTATGAACAGATTAGTCTCTCTGGTCGTTGA
- the LOC106423545 gene encoding DEAD-box ATP-dependent RNA helicase 39, whose translation MVGASRTILSLSLSSSSLFTFSRTSNFVPFLRLHKPSSRFHHALRRPLCAAAAAPTETNIADPDQLKHTILLERLRLRHLKESAAKPQPRPSSVVGIGEEQNIKSKKKKLAESFEELGLSEEVMGALKEMNIEAPTEIQCIGVPAVMERKSVVLGSHTGSGKTLAYLLPIVQLMREDEATLGKITKPRRPRTVVLCPTRELSEQVYRVAKSVSHHARFRSILVSGGSRIRPQEDSLNNAIDMVVGTPGRILQHIEEGNMVYGDIAYLVLDEADTMFDRGFGPDIRKFLAPLKQRALKTNDQGFQTVLVTATMTTAVQKLVDEEFQGIEHLRTSTLHKKIANARHDFVKLSGSEDKLEALLQVLEPSLAKGSKVMVFCNTLNSSRAVDHYLSENQVSTVNYHGEVPAEQRVENLKRFKDEEGDCPTLVCTDLAARGLDLDVDHVIMFDFPKNSIDYLHRTGRTARMGAKGKVTSLISRKDQMLAARIEEAMRNNESLEALTNDNVRRDAARTQITQEKGRSVKQIRAVSKQRNTRDRGTSSSPPARPAGVKTPVRKSTSVRKSTSGRTSSSPEKSTKPKRKILKTVGSRSIAARGKKGSERTGKKLSVVGFRGRSSAARPSS comes from the exons ATGGTAGGAGCTTCGAGAACAatcctctccctctctctctcctcctcttcccTCTTCACCTTCTCCAGAACCTCCAACTTCGTCCCATTTCTCCGCCTCCACAAACCTTCCTCTAGATTCCACCACGCTCTTCGCCGCCCTCTATGCGCCGCCGCAGCCGCTCCGACGGAAACGAACATCGCAGACCCAGATCAATTAAAGCACACGATCTTGCTGGAGAGGCTCCGTCTCCGACATTTGAAGGAATCGGCGGCGAAACCACAACCGAGGCCGAGCAGCGTCGTTGGCATAGGGGAAGAACAAAACATTaagagtaagaagaagaagttggctGAGAGTTTCGAGGAGCTAGGGCTGAGCGAGGAAGTGATGGGGGCTTTGAAAGAGATGAACATTGAGGCTCCTACTGAGATTCAGTGTATCGGTGTACCTGCTGTTATGGAGCGCAAGAGCGTCGTCTTGGGGTCACACACCGGCTCCGGCAAGACTCTTGCCTACTTGCTTCCTATTGTTCAg CTGATGAGAGAAGATGAGGCAACCCTTGGTAAAATAACTAAGCCTAGGCGTCCCAGGACTGTTGTTCTCTGTCCCACCAGAGAACTCTCTGAGCAG GTTTACCGTGTGGCAAAGTCCGTAAGCCACCACGCGAGGTTCAGATCTATATTAGTTAGCGGTGGTTCTCGGATAAGACCACAGGAGGATTCGTTGAACAATGCAATAGACATGGTTGTTGGAACCCCTGGTAGGATTCTTCAGCACATCGAAGAAGGAAACATGGTCTATGGAGATATCGCATATTTG GTGCTGGATGAGGCAGACACTATGTTTGATCGTGGCTTCGGTCCCGACATTCGCAAGTTCCTTGCCCCACTGAAACAGCGTGCGTTGAAAACAAATGACCAAGGGTTTCAAACCGTCTTAGTCACTGCCACTATGACAACG GCTGTTCAGAAGTTAGTCGATGAGGAGTTTCAAGGGATAGAGCATTTGCGAACATCAACATTGCATAAGAAGATAGCAAATGCTCGGCATGACTTCGTCAAGCTTTCAGGTAGCGAAGATAAGCTAGAAGCACTTCTACAG GTTCTTGAACCTAGCTTAGCCAAAGGGAGCAAGGTGATGGTCTTCTGTAACACTTTGAACTCCAGCCGCGCCGTCGATCACTATCTTTCTGAAAACCAGGTCTCTACTGTGAATTATCACGGTGAAGTTCCAGCAGAACAAAG GGTTGAGAACTTGAAAAGGTTTAAGGACGAAGAAGGAGACTGCCCCACGCTGGTGTGCACTGATTTGGCTGCGAGGGGTCTGGACCTTGACGTGGATCATGTAATCATGTTTGATTTTCCAAAGAACTCT ATTGACTACCTTCATCGCACTGGAAGAACAGCTCGCATGGGCGCTAAAG GAAAAGTGACGAGTCTGATAAGCAGGAAGGACCAAATGTTAGCTGCTAGAATCGAAGAAGCCATGAGAAACAACGAGAGCTTAGAAGCACTCACCAACGATAACGTGAGGAGGGATGCTGCAAGAACCCAAATCACTCAGGAGAAAGGAAGGAGCGTTAAGCAGATCAGAGCAGTGAGCAAGCAACGAAACACTAGAGACAGAGGAACATCATCATCTCCACCTGCAAGACCAGCAGGTGTGAAGACACCAGTGAGGAAGTCTACTTCAGTGAGAAAGTCAACTTCGGGAAGAACATCCTCTTCTCCAGAAAAATCCACAAAGccgaaaagaaaaatattaaagacGGTTGGATCCAGATCGATAGCTGCGAGGGGGAAGAAGGGTTCAGAAAGAACAGGCAAGAAACTAAGTGTTGTTGGGTTCAGAGGTCGGTCTTCTGCGGCTAGACCCTCTTCTTGA